The genomic DNA GAAGATCGCCTCCGAGGCCGGCAACATCACACCGCGCCCGGACATCGAGGTGCCCGCCGAACTGGCCGACGTGAAGAAGACGCTGGACACCGCAAAGACCCATCCGGCGCTCGACGGCGTGAAGATGGACAACGCCGACTGGTACACCAAGGTCTTCCAGCCGGTGAACACCGAACTGATCACCGGTAAGGTCTCCGCGGCCGACTTCGTGGCCAAGCTCAAGAGCACCTCGGTCGACTTCTGGAAGCTCAACGGCTGATGACCGCGACCGCAGTCCGCGAGACGGCGCCCGCCCCGGGACGGGCGCCCGCACCCACGGCGCAGGGCAGCCCGCTCACCCGGGGGAGGCGGCGGCTGTTCTGGCCGTTCGTCGCCCCCGCGCTCGTCCTCTACACCGTCTTCTACATCCTGCCGACCCTCGCCACCGCCTGGATCAGCCTCAACAAGTGGGCGGGCGCCGGGCCGATGGAGTTCGCCGGGCTCGACAACTACCGGCGGCTGCTGCTCGACCCGATCTTCCACGACTCCTTCGCCAACACGCTGACGATTCTCTTCGTCGTCGGCGGCGCTACCTTCGCCCTCAGCTTCCTGCTGACGATGATCCTGCGCGACATGGCCGGGCGGAAGGCGGTCCGGTCGATCATCTTCTTCCCCAACATCGTCTCCGGCATCGTGCTGTCGATCCTGTGGGGATTCCTCTTCCAGGCCGACGGCGTCGTCAACCAGGCGCTGCGGGCCTTCGGTGTGGACGACCCGCCGAACTGGCTGGGCGCCGACAACCTCTTCTCCATCATCATGATCGGTCTGGTCTGGGTGCAGACCGGGTTCTACACCACGATCCTGATGGCCGCCGTGGACCGCATCCCCAAGGACCTCTACGAGGTGTGCGACCTGGAGGGCGCCAACGCCTGGCAGCGGTTCCGGCACGTGACGCTCCCGCTGGTATGGGACGTCGTCGGGGTCTGCGCGGTGCTCTGGAGCATCAGCGCGATCAAGATCTTCGAGTTCATCTACGCGTTCGCGGGCGCGGCCGGCCAACTTCCGCCCACCAAGGTGTGGAACACCGCCCTGTACGCCTACGCCGAGGCCTTCGCCGGCGGCGTGCCCAAGTACGGCTCCGCCGCCGCGACCGGCATGGTCATGCTCGCCCTGGTCGGCGTGCTGGTCGTGCTGCTGCGCCGGTTGTTCCGCCGCGACCCGGTCCAGTTCTGAAAGGAGAGCCACCGTGGCAACGACCCGCAGGCTCCCCGGCCCCGCCACCCGTCCGTTCCGGCTCCCCGGACCGGCCAGACTGCTCGGCTCCCCCCTGGCGTGGCTGTTCGCCCTGTTCAGCGTGGCCGTCGCGGTGTGGATGCTGCTGACCTCGCTCAAGTCCACCCGCGCGATCTTCGCCGAACCCTGGTCGCTGCCGACCGACCCGCAGTGGGACAACTACGCCCGGGCCTGGACCGCCAGCGACTTCGCCGGTGCCACCCTCAACACCGTGGTCCTGGTCTTCGGCGCGGCGGCCACCACGATCGCGCTGTCGGCGCCGGCCGCCTACGCGCTGAGCCGGATCCTCACCCGCTGGAACAGCGGTCTCACCGCGTTCTTCGCGCTCGGCCTCGGCATCCCCTCACAGGTCATCGTCCTGCCCCTGTACGTGATGATGAACGCGCTCTATCTCGTCGACAGCCTGACCGGCATGTGGATCCTCTACGTCGCGACCTCGGTGCCGTTCACGGTCTTCTTCCTGACCGGCTTCTTCGGCTCGCTGCCCAAGGAACTGGAGGAGGCGGCGGCGCTCGACGGGGCCTCCCC from Streptosporangium sp. NBC_01756 includes the following:
- a CDS encoding carbohydrate ABC transporter permease, which translates into the protein MTATAVRETAPAPGRAPAPTAQGSPLTRGRRRLFWPFVAPALVLYTVFYILPTLATAWISLNKWAGAGPMEFAGLDNYRRLLLDPIFHDSFANTLTILFVVGGATFALSFLLTMILRDMAGRKAVRSIIFFPNIVSGIVLSILWGFLFQADGVVNQALRAFGVDDPPNWLGADNLFSIIMIGLVWVQTGFYTTILMAAVDRIPKDLYEVCDLEGANAWQRFRHVTLPLVWDVVGVCAVLWSISAIKIFEFIYAFAGAAGQLPPTKVWNTALYAYAEAFAGGVPKYGSAAATGMVMLALVGVLVVLLRRLFRRDPVQF
- a CDS encoding carbohydrate ABC transporter permease — translated: MATTRRLPGPATRPFRLPGPARLLGSPLAWLFALFSVAVAVWMLLTSLKSTRAIFAEPWSLPTDPQWDNYARAWTASDFAGATLNTVVLVFGAAATTIALSAPAAYALSRILTRWNSGLTAFFALGLGIPSQVIVLPLYVMMNALYLVDSLTGMWILYVATSVPFTVFFLTGFFGSLPKELEEAAALDGASPNRTFWQIMLPLARSGIITVMILNVIQHWGETLFGLIFLQSEENATLSLALLGFLQRMQFNGADWGGLFAGVCMVVLPVLACYVWLGRRIIEGMTLGSVK